The following coding sequences are from one Neurospora crassa OR74A linkage group I, whole genome shotgun sequence window:
- the arg-6 gene encoding Arg-6 protein, variant: MYSACAVALRAGARRVVRRVPKSARALPRAAAARRQISTTAARSTDLTTRGMIVQTLSSVGSKREVQQYLSLFTSVSSQRFAVIKVGGAILTDYLDELCAALKFLYTVGLYPVIVHGAGPQLNRLLEDAGVEPQFEEGIRVTDAKTLRVARDLFLQENLKLVNKLEEMGVHAQPLTTGMFRADYLNKEKWGLVGKVTGVNKQAIETAISNGYLPILTSMAETDDGQILNVNADVAAAELARALEPLKVVYLSEKGGLFDAGGQKISAINLDEEYEHLMSQAWVKYGTRLKIKEIKELLDTLPRTTSVAIIHPEELQKELFTDSGAGTLIRRGSKLQASTSLSEFKDLEALKSVLIRDREGPDAKETVEKYLDFLKENPFKAYFDSSMNALAIVLPASEGRQATLATLTITKSGWLTNIADNIFTALKKEHPSLVWTVKEDDENLGWFFDKADGSITRQGDVMFWYGIENGDEIVKLMKDFTENGRAMLGNSNLESRLRQAASKPAAQQVRGYSTLARRPALPKFSISNRRGYLTQTNPNPPVGKQNASMDRPARVALIGARGYTGQELIRLIDSHPNMELHHVSSRELAGKKLEGYNKQEVIYENLSPEDVRDMEKRGEIDCWVMALPNGVCKPFVEAVWEGRKASGHKSVIIDLSADYRFDNKWTYGLPELVQRSNIIQATQIANPGCYATAAQLGISPLVPHLGGMPHVFGVSGYSGAGTKPSPKNDVENLTNNIIPYSLTGHIHEREVSSQLGAEIAFMPHVAVWFRGIHHTISIPLNKSMTSRDIRQLYQDRYAGEKLVKVVGEAPSVKNIGGKHGVEIGGFEVDKSGRRVVICATIDNLLKGAATQCLQNMNLALGYAEYEGIPTM; this comes from the exons ATGTACTCCGCTTGCGCTGTTGCCCTCCGGGCCGGAGCCCGTCGCGTTGTTCGCCGGGTTCCTAAGAGCGCTCGTGCTCTCCCCCGCGCTGCCGCCGCTCGCCGTCAGATCTCTACCACGGCCGCTCGCTCGACCGATCTTACTACCCGGGGCATGATCGTCCAGACCCTGTCCTCGGTCGGGTCAAAGCGCGAGGTCCAGCAgtacctctctctcttcacctCGGTCTCCTCCCAGCGTTTCGCCGTTATCAAGGTCGGCGGCGCTATCTTGACCGACTATCTCGACGAGCTTTGCGCCGCTCTCAAGTTCCTCTACACTGTCGGTCTCTACCCCGTCATTGTCCATGGCGCTGGTCCCCAGCTCAACAGGCTCCTCGAGGATGCTGGTGTTGAGCCCCAGTTCGAGGAGGGTATCCGTGTGACCGATGCCAAGACCCTCCGTGTTGCCCGcgacctcttcctccaggaGAACCTCAAGCTCGTCAACAAGCTCGAGGAGATGGGTGTCCATGCCCAGCCCCTTACCACTGGCATGTTTCGCGCCGACTACCTGAACAAGGAGAAGTGGGGTCTTGTCGGCAAGGTCACCGGCGTTAACAAGCAGGCTATCGAGACTGCCATTAGCAACGGTTATCTCCCTATCCTCACCTCTATGGCTGAGACCGATGACGGCCAGATTCTTAATGTCAACGCTGATGTCGCCGCTGCTGAGCTCGCCCGTGCACTTGAGCCCCTCAAGGTTGTCTACCTTTCCGAGAAGGGTGGTCTCTTCGATGCTGGCGGACAGAAGATCTCCGCCATCAACCTCGACGAGGAGTACGAGCACCTCATGTCCCAGGCCTGGGTCAAGTATGGCACCCGtctcaagatcaaggagatcaaggagcTCCTCGACACTCTTCCCCGTACCACCAGCgtcgccatcatccatcctgAGGAACTTCAGAAGGAGCTTTTCACCGACTCCGGCGCCGGTACCCTTATCCGCCGTGGCAGCAAGCTCCAGGCCTCCACCAGCCTTTCTGAGTTCAAGGACCTCGAGGCTCTCAAATCTGTCCTGATCCGCGACCGTGAGGGCCCCGATGCCAAGGAGACCGTTGAAAAGTACCTCGACTTCCTCAAGGAGAACCCCTTCAAGGCCTACTTCGACAGCTCCATGAACGCCCTCGCCATCGTCCTTCCCGCCAGCGAGGGTCGTCAGGCCACCCTTGCCACTCTTACTATTACCAAGTCTGGCTGGTTGACCAACATTGCTGACAACATCTTCACTGCCCTCAAGAAGGAGCACCCCTCCCTCGTCTGGACTGTgaaggaggatgacgagaacCTCGGCTGGTTCTTTGACAAGGCCGACGGTAGCATCACCCGCCAGGGTGATGTCATGTTCTGGTATGGCATTGAGAACGGCGATGAGATTGTCAAGCTCATGAAGGATTTCACCGAGAACGGCCGCGCCATGCTTGGTAACTCCAACCTCGAGTCTCGTCTTCGTCAGGCTGCCAGCAAGCCCGCTGCCCAGCAGGTTCGCGGCTACTCCACTCTTGCTCGCCGCCCTGCCCTTCCCAAGTTCAGCATCTCTAACCGCAGGGGCTACCTAACCCagaccaaccccaacccccctGTCGGCAAGCAAAATGCCTCTATGGACCGTCCCGCTCGCGTTGCCCTCATCGGTGCTCGTGGTTACACGGGCCAGGAGCTGATCCGCCTCATCGACTCTCATCCCAACATGGAGCTTCACCATGTCTCCTCTCGTGAGCTTGCTGGCAAGAAACTCGAAGGCTACAACAAGCAGGAGGTTATCTATGAGAACCTCAGCCCTGAGGATGTCCGTGATATGGAGAAGCGTGGCGAGATTGACTGCTGGGTTATGGCTCTGCCCAACGGTGTCTGCAAGCCCTTCGTTGAGGCCGTCTGGGAGGGTCGCAAGGCTTCCGGCCACAAGAGCGTTATTATCGATCTTTCTGCTGATTACCGCTTTGACAACAAGTGGACCTACGGTCTCCCTGAGCTTGTCCAGCgcagcaacatcatccaGGCTACTCAGATTGCCAACCCCGGCTGCTACGCTACTGCCGCCCAGCTCGGTATTTCTCCCTTGGTTCCTCACCTCGGTGGTATGCCCCACGTCTTCGGTGTCTCTGGCTACTCTGGTGCTGGCACCAAGCCTTCTCCCAAGAACGATGTCGAGAAtctcaccaacaacatcatccccTACAGCTTGACTGGCCACATCCACGAGCGTGAGGTTAGCTCCCAGCTCGGTGCCGAGATTGCCTTCATGCCCCATGTCGCTGTCTGGTTCCGCGGTATCCACCACACCATCTCCATTCCCCTCAACAAGAGCATGACTTCCCGCGACATCCGTCAGCTGTACCAGGACCGCTATGCCGGCGAGAAGCTCGTCAAGGTTGTTGGCGAGGCTCCTTCCGTTAAGAACATTGGTGGTAAGCACGGTGTTGAAATTGGTGGTTTCGAGGTTGACAAGTCCGGCCGCCGCGTCGTCATCTGCGCTACCATTGACAACCTCCTCAAGGGTGCCGCTACCCAGTGCCTGC AGAACATGaaccttgcccttggctACGCTGAGTACGAGGGTATTCCCACCATGTAA
- a CDS encoding synaptobrevin: MSDAPYDPYIPSGQHGAAGQQGAGNNAGTARLQQQIDDTVGVMRENINKVSQRGERIDALQTKTDDLAISAQGFRRGANQVRKKMWWKDMKMRICLIVGIIILLVIIIVPAVVATR, encoded by the exons ATGTCCGACGCTCCGTACGACCCTTATATCCCCAGCGGCCAGCATGGCGCCGCCGGGCAACAAGGTGCCGGCAACAACGCGGGAACCGCCAGACTGCAACAG CAAATCGACGACACTGTCGGAGTGATGCGCGAGAACATCAACAAGGTCTCTCAGCGTGGTGAAAGGATCGACGCTCTTCAAACCAAGACCGATGACCTCGCTATTAGTGCACAAGGCTTTCGTCGTGGTGCCAACCAGGTCCGCAAGAAGATGTGGTGGAAG GACATGAAGATGCGCATCTGCTTGATTGTGGGCATCATTATCTTGCTCGTAATTATCATTGTCCCAGCAG TCGTTGCTACGCGCTAA
- a CDS encoding lipoic acid synthetase, with the protein MASPVPIQRLQAPLRRSLARAAALSTRSYATIPSGPSSQPTSQESSSAASASAPATKPRPTYFKDTTLASLDDFIANQSSAAPLAPSEAYTLRTAEVGPAGKKRTITRLPEWLKTPIPSAGANPEFAKIKADLRGLNLHTVCEEARCPNIGECWGGSNKAAATATIMLMGDTCTRGCRFCSVKTSRKPPPLDPHEPENTAEALARWGLGYVVLTSVDRDDLADGGARHFAETIRRIKQKKPTLLVEALTGDFAGDLDMVKIVAESGLDVYAHNVETVENLTPYVRDRRATFRQSLKVLEHVKKVRGKEGIITKTSIMLGLGETEEELWEALRELRKVDVDVVTFGQYMRPTKRHLAVEKYITPDEFELWRQRALDMGFLYCASGPLVRSSYKAGEAFIENVLRKRSGEKVVSEALGQAVAAEEATSVQSS; encoded by the exons ATGGCTTCACCGGTCCCGATCCAGCGTCTCCAGGCGCCTTTGCGGAGGTCTCTTGCgcgcgccgccgccctgTCGACTCGGTCATACGCCACCATCCCCTCTGGCCCATCCAGCCAGCCGACATCGCAAGAGTCATCATCAGCTGCATCCGCATCCGCGCCCGCAACCAAGCCGCGCCCGACCTACTTTAAGGACACCACTCTCGCTTCCCTCGACGACTTTATCGCAAACCAATCGTCAGCCGCTCCTCTCGCACCCAGCGAAGCTTACACCCTGCGCACAGCCGAAGTCGGACCCGCCGGCAAGAAGCGTACCATCACCCGCTTGCCTGAATGGCTCAAGACACCCATCCCAAGTGCTGGCGCGAACCCCGAATTTGCCAAGATCAAGGCCGACCTGCGTGGTCTCAATCTTCACACAGTATGCGAGGAAGCTAGGTGTCCCAATATCGGCGAATGCTGGGGCGGTTCTAACAAGGCCGCCGCGACGGCCACCATCATGCTTATGGGCGACACCTGCACACGTGGCTGCCGCTTCTGCAGCGTCAAGACAAGCCGCAAGCCGCCTCCGCTGGATCCTCACGAGCCCGAGAACACCGCTGAGGCTTTGGCCCGCTGGGGTCTCGGTTATGTTGTGCTGACGAGTGTCGACCGTGACGATCTGGCCGATGGTGGTGCCCGACACTTTGCAGAGACGATTCGCCGGatcaagcagaagaagccgaCCCTGCTTGTCGAGGCCTTGACCGGTGACTTTGCTGGTGACTTGGACATGGTTAAGATTGTGGCGGAGAGCGGACTGGATGTGTATGCGCATAACGTTGAGACTGTTGAGAACTTGACGCCTTACGTGCGTGATCGCCGTGCCACATTTCGCCAGAGTTTGAAGGTGTTGGAACACGTCAAGAAGGTCCGGGGCAAGGAAGGCATTATCACCAAGACCAGCATCATGCTTGGTCTGGGTGAGACTGAGGAGGAGCTCTGGGAGGCTTTGAGGG AATTGAGGAAGGTCGACGTCGATGTCGTTACCTTTGGACAGTACATGCGCCCAACCAAGAGACATCTCGCGGTCGAGAAGTACATCACTCCCGACGAGTTTGAGCTCTGGAGGCAGCGTGCGCTTGACATGGGCTTCCTGTACTGCGCTAGTGGTCCTCTGGTCCGTTCTTCATACAAGGCCGGCGAGGCTTTCATCGAGAACGTCTTGAGAAAGCGCTCTGGCGAGAAGGTTGTCTCTGAGGCTCTTGGTCAGGCGGTTGCCGCCGAGGAGGCGACTAGCGTCCAGTCCTCTTGA
- a CDS encoding mitochondrial 37S ribosomal protein MRP2, with translation MSMFRAKKLDLGCFTNVRVLRDHSKRKAFLEAEPERQALRYVIRNTTLPARTRAVAQLQLTQMHAYTRPTQIRNRCILGGKSRGILRDFKMTRYNFRMNALMGNIPGVKKASW, from the exons ATGTCCATGTTTCGTGCCAAGAAGCTCGACCTCGGGTGCTTCACCAACGTCCGGGTCCTTCGTGACCACTCCAAGCGCAAGGCCTTTTTGGAGGCCGAGCCTGAGAG ACAAGCCCTGCGTTACGTTATTCGCAACACCACCCTCCCTGCCCGTACCAGGGCCGTCGCCCAGCTCCAGCTCACCCAGATGCATGCCTACACCAGGCCCACGCAGATCCGGAACCGCTGCATCCTTGGTGGAAAGAGTCGAGGTATCTTGAGGGACTTCAAGATGACAAGA TACAATTTCCGTATGAACGCCCTGATGGGTAACATTCCGGGTGTCAAGAAGGCCTCTTGGTAA